The following are encoded in a window of Phragmites australis chromosome 22, lpPhrAust1.1, whole genome shotgun sequence genomic DNA:
- the LOC133904783 gene encoding uncharacterized protein LOC133904783 — translation MTGVTDNKSSIALLLALLLTLLLWLVQVVVFSVVLCPLAVLYVLGIYISTGVSLWRLIENYYGNDNGGANLKPALNVLYSLAVAQGLLFGYMAVYGCGSRIVLLAKVVAKDYSLDLNIVCDYLDETVTGCKKDLSFAKGRNLVTYALDLMTESESNEGYLSGLRILGTCTTSDEGQEVLVKQLLTGSTYFNHMIQRLLETLGPRSPYSREIRAQAARVVAHVAGAIYLEQFPRGIQCISSLLNTFEEYSWLPMSYERHHRLPKTYEPDWFLEKYEWCYLIRTSGHERQESVPMEGDNDRFHGYQELVVQGLRILQKLTVDQENCRVMTNTKGLLSKIMAPLISSKIHRDRHDEWCSMAEESLELMSRLMADPGETGTTKLQHEISSNSKAITSTLEGILGCDNCEPKLQGQVVEMLLDLSVDTSSIVASGSSSTIFIRTLLDLFLWGMRRVSVKPPSKSSPLWEEVQSRRICSYYNASPIHWLKKRSYIQDLAGEKLQSMLSSQSETNATIILQAGGDVVGCLTRATVDAKSKTNRMRAAEILERLCSHYTKDDEYLKELKKSMTGVMTKVLREILAKPTESDIQDVSEANNAMYSAPGADLEKDHAVEDDDNGQRNTTASHQQNCDQLQEIKLKEALVCLCETVCNKLISADTDLAGQFDEIAAHIYSEQRNPDKTFSSLIKEARELLDKKKAQELAIVSATSSREIRWN, via the exons ATGACTGGAGTAACAGACAACAAATCGTCAATTGCATTATTGCTAGCACTATTGCTAACACTACTTCTATGGTTGGTTCAAGTAGTGGTGTTTTCCGTTGTATTGTGCCCACTAGCAGTTCTCTATGTGCTTGGCATATATATCTCTACCGGTGTCTCGCTTTGGCGTCTGATAGAGAATTATTATGGCAATGACAACGGAGGTGCAAACCTGAAGCCGGCACTGAACGTCTTGTACTCCTTAGCCGTGGCACAAGGTCTGCTCTTCGGTTACATGGCCGTCTATGGTTGTGGGTCGCGAATCGTGCTACTAGCCAAAGTAGTCGCCAAAGACTATTCACTTGACCTAAACATAGTTTGTGACTACCTAGATGAAACTGTAACGGGGTGCAAGAAGGACCTCTCATTCGCCAAAGGAAGGAACCTCGTCACATATGCTCTGGACCTAATGACGGAATCAGAGTCAAATGAAGGCTATCTTTCTGGGTTAAGGATTCTTGGCACATGTACTACGTCAGACGAAGGGCAAGAGGTGCTGGTAAAACAGTTGCTGACTGGATCGACATACTTCAACCACATGATCCAGAGGCTACTTGAGACGCTGGGTCCCAGGAGCCCGTATAGCAGAGAGATTAGGGCGCAGGCCGCAAGGGTAGTGGCGCACGTCGCAGGCGCTATCTATTTGGAGCAGTTCCCGCGAGGGATCCAATGCATCTCTTCCCTGCTCAACACGTTTGAGGAATACAGTTGGCTACCCATGTCATACGAGCGACACCATCGGCTGCCCAAGACATATGAGCCGGACTGGTTTCTAGAGAAATATGAGTGGTGCTACCTAATCAGAACATCTGGTCACGAGAGGCAAGAAAGTGTGCCAATGGAAGGTGACAATGACCGGTTCCATGGCTATCAAGAGTTGGTGGTGCAAGGCCTGCGTATCCTTCAGAAGCTCACCGTCGACCAGGAGAACTGCAGAGTCATGACCAACACCAAAGGTCTACTATCAAAGATCATGGCACCTCTAATCTCCAGCAAAATCCACAGAGACCGTCATGATGAATGGTGCAGCATGGCTGAGGAGTCACTGGAACTCATGAGCCGGCTCATGGCTGATCCTGGGGAGACCGGAACGACGAAGCTCCAACATGAGATCTCAAGCAACAGCAAAGCAATTACTAGCACCCTGGAAGGTATTCTCGGGTGTGACAACTGTGAACCCAAGCTGCAGGGACAAGTAGTGGAGATGCTATTAGATCTGTCTGTGGATACATCTTCCATTGTGGCCAGTGGAAGCAGCAGCACGATATTCATTAGGACACTGCTAGACTTGTTTCTTTGGGGCATGAGAAGAGTTTCAGTCAAACCACCGTCAAAATCCTCACCTTTGTGGGAGGAAGTGCAGAGCAGACGGATCTGTAGCTATTACAATGCTTCCCCAATTCATTGGCTGAAGAAGCGCAGTTACATCCAAGATTTGGCAGGTGAAAAGCTGCAGTCCATGCTATCTTCACAGAGTGAAACAAATGCCACGATTATCTTACAAGCAGGTGGTGATGTTGTTGGCTGTCTCACTAGAGCAACTGTAGATGCCAAAAGCAAAACAAACAGAATGAGGGCAGCAGAAATCCTTGAGCGCCTATGCAGTCATTACACCAAGGATGATGAATATCTCAAGGAACTCAAGAAATCCATGACCGGCGTCATGACAAAG GTGCTCAGAGAAATACTTGCTAAGCCGACTGAATCAGACATACAAGATGTATCAGAAGCAAATAACGCCATGTATTCGGCACCAGGTGCTGACTTAGAGAAAGATCATGCTGtagaagatgatgataatggcCAGAGAAACACCACTGCATCTCATCAGCAAAATTGTGATCAACTACAGGAAATCAAACTGAAGGAAGCCTTGGTGTGCCTCTGTGAGACGGTGTGCAACAAATTGATCAGTGCAGATACAGATCTGGCTGGTCAGTTCGACGAGATTGCTGCTCACATCTATTCAGAACAAAGGAATCCTGACAAGACTTTTTCTTCACTCATAAAAGAAGCACGGGAACTTCTGGACAAGAAGAAGGCACAAGAATTAGCAATTGTATCAGCTACCTCTTCAAGGGAAATTAGATGGAATTAA
- the LOC133904592 gene encoding uncharacterized protein LOC133904592, whose product MAKRAELPEPTKGADVDVPRSYQSLEDVYINSHAVFMGYMWMAGRGLGFLVFVWITVVLLGGFVSMLAKKDFWCLTVISLLQTRALSTFADKKIGNITDPYIGLCRAAANAWKSAHGSSPKRRFVAVKVAVQVVASTVILIPLSTLHLSGPYICSLISLWRLIKRDYGKADGEAANLKMALVVLYSLVLLQGVVFTYSSISNSTGYELARMVAKKYGFRGRARKSVFSYYRETTYMCQKDPSLASGRNLVTYAVDMIRSESPVRYLSGARILDTLTGPRITNVKEAQQMLIKQLIGSASSVDILKKLLLKLDWRNRYHGEIRERTARIVAQLAGEIRLVQLPRGIQCIASLLETSSQEEDECTPPQEEEEDDDDTRTPPQESDDLSPLENINYKELVLQGLCILEKLAAADEDNCKVICKTSGLLSKIMAPVTNDLVHSIDHESWSSIVGASLNVMYQVVTAPGETGSKAGCGISSNKEAIGAMQRIVRCKDCKAELAIPAVKILTHLPTDTACGGVPTESREELIKFLVDIFTDNKEDTKIRGLAGQKLAVLSGESNDGTIILRARDDVVINLAKILIEDRSNECRISAAGILEGFCIHYTNDNNDDACLRKSKEILPGVMTKVLSEILYCASTKAGKDAFSAPSTDIEGQHGGILQENSHDNSSSSHQNDGQHGDMKLHASLLSFSVTVFDKMISADQYLDVIGPSDAAISFARKLEELVQRNKRPTPNCLRMLKLTSKMVISMMKHEDSYIRKRDDLWRLMDSLSIASKKMSDLDGLVLLSCGDGGSTKTEKSLASLVKDAQELVNRKAPKELARADDEAARLATLAKADLDAKTTLWAQTVTVSSVKLLISITLDLQAGNYTQWRGFFKVALEKHALDDHLHTATSSSLNAQWLHLDPLIRLCLYAAIMPELLPMIMDSAASAHTI is encoded by the exons ATGGCCAAGAGAGCGGAGCTACCAGAGCCCACAAAGGGTGCAGATGTTGATGTCCCCCGGAGCTACCAATCGCTGGAAGATGTTTATATCAACAGCCATGCCGTGTTTATGGGTTACATGTGGATGGCCGGGAGGGGACTGGGTTTTCTCGTGTTTGTCTGGATCACCGTCGTCCTCCTCGGAGGCTTTGTCTCCATGCTGGCGAAGAAGGATTTTTGGTGTCTGACGGTGATTAGTCTTCTCCAGACAAG GGCGCTCAGTACCTTTGCGGATAAAAAGATCGGCAATATTACGGATCCGTACATCGGCTTATGCAGAGCTGCAGCTAACGCTTGGAAAAGTGCTCATGGGTCGTCCCCTAAACGACGCTTCGTAGCTGTGAAAGTGGCAGTTCAAGTAGTGGCGTCCACCGTTATACTGATTCCCCTAAGCACTCTCCATTTGTCTGGGCCGTATATCTGTAGCCTTATTTCGCTGTGGCGTCTAATCAAGCGCGATTACGGCAAGGCAGATGGAGAGGCAGCAAACCTGAAGATGGCACTGGTCGTCCTGTACTCCCTAGTTCTGCTCCAGGGCGTCGTCTTTACCTACAGTTCGATCAGCAACTCTACGGGATATGAGCTAGCGAGAATGGTGGCCAAAAAATATGGGTTCAGGGGTCGGGCGCGCAAATCAGTTTTTAGCTACTATCGAGAAACCACATACATGTGCCAGAAGGACCCATCGTTGGCCTCAGGAAGGAACCTGGTTACATATGCTGTGGACATGATCAGATCCGAGTCACCTGTCCGCTACCTTTCAGGTGCAAGGATTCTGGACACACTTACCGGGCCCAGGATTACAAACGTGAAAGAGGCGCAGCAGATGCTGATAAAACAACTGATTGGGTCGGCATCATCTGTTGACATACTTAAGAAACTGCTACTGAAACTGGACTGGAGAAACCGGTACCACGGCGAGATCAGGGAGCGCACCGCAAGGATAGTGGCACAACTTGCTGGCGAGATCCGTCTCGTGCAGCTCCCCCGAGGGATTCAGTGCATAGCGTCCTTGCTCGAGACTTCTTCGCAGGAAGAAGATGAGTGTACCCCaccccaggaggaggaggaggacgacgacgacactAGGACCCCGCCACAGGAGAGCGATGATCTTAGCCCACTAGAGAACATTAATTACAAAGAGCTGGTACTGCAAGGCCTGTGTATCCTTGAGAAACTCGCCGCTGCCGACGAGGACAACTGCAAAGTCATTTGCAAAACCAGTGGTCTTCTATCGAAGATCATGGCGCCTGTAACCAACGACCTAGTACACTCCATCGACCACGAGTCATGGTCTAGCATCGTAGGCGCATCACTTAATGTGATGTACCAGGTCGTGACTGCTCCTGGAGAGACGGGCAGCAAGGCGGGCTGTGGAATCTCAAGCAACAAGGAAGCAATTGGTGCCATGCAGCGTATTGTCAGGTGTAAAGACTGTAAAGCAGAGCTGGCTATACCAGCCGTTAAGATCCTCACACATCTACCCACGGATACAGCTTGCGGTGGTGTGCCTACCGAAAGCAGAGAAGAATTAATTAAGTTTCTGGTAGACATATTCACCGATAATAAAGAGGATACCAAAATCAGAGGACTGGCTGGTCAAAAGCTCGCGGTGCTATCTGGAGAAAGCAATGATGGCACAATTATTTTGCGAGCAAGAGACGACGTTGTCATCAATCTCGCAAAAATACTTATAGAAGacagaagcaacgaatgcaggaTAAGTGCAGCCGGAATTCTTGAGGGTTTCTGTATTCATTACACCAATGATAATAATGATGATGCATGTCTCAGGAAATCGAAGGAAATACTGCCCGGTGTGATGACAAAG GTGCTCTCAGAAATACTGTATTGTGCATCCACAAAAGCTGGAAAGGACGCGTTCTCTGCACCAAGTACTGACATAGAAGGGCAGCACGGTGGTATTTTACAAGAAAATAGCCATGACAACAGCTCTTCCTCTCATCAGAACGATGGGCAGCACGGTGACATGAAATTGCATGCTTCTTTGTTGTCCTTCTCTGTGACGGTATTTGACAAAATGATCAGTGCAGATCAATATTTGGATGTGATTGGGCCTAGTGATGCTGCGATTAGCTTCGCGAGGAAGCTCGAGGAACTGGtacaaagaaacaagagacCCACACCCAACTGCCTGAGAATGCTGAAGCTTACCAGCAAGATGGTCATATCAATGATGAAACATGAAGACAGCTACATCCGAAAGAGAGATGACCTGTGGAGATTGATGGATTCTCTGTCCATTGCTTCGAAGAAAATGTCAGACCTGGACGGTCTCGTGCTTTTATCTTGCGGCGATGGTGGCTCGACCAAGACTGAGAAGTCTCTGGCTTCCCTCGTGAAAGATGCACAAGAACTTGTCAACAGGAAGGCGCCAAAAGAATTG GCTCGAGCTGATGATGAGGCCGCTCGCCTTGCCACCCTGGCCAAGGCCGACCTCGATGCCAAGACCACGCTGTGGGCACAGACCGTCACCGTCTCAAGCGTCAAACTCCTCATCTCCATCACCCTCGACCTCCAAGCCGGCAACTACACCCAGTGGCGTGGCTTCTTCAAGGTCGCTCTCGAGAAACATGCTCTCGATGATCATCTGCACACTGCCACCTCCTCGTCTCTGAACGCACAATGGCTCCACCTTGACCCCCTCATCCGCTTATGCCTATACGCAGCCATCATGCCCGAGCTGCTCCCCATGATCATGGACTCTGCGGCATCAGCACACACGATCTGA
- the LOC133904593 gene encoding uncharacterized protein LOC133904593, which translates to MHIEGLYRDNTETCASYLEQEYYGLMQGSMTVTDYCHKQKTLADELIVVGTLMIDKSLVLNTLRGLSPRLAHMHTLIAMQRPHFVLPGTRSTLLLEELTAPSNSSGSNLTPSVYITTSGATSSKGSSGWSSSNIAGPGQNRTTTTNSGSSHRNNNCRQNNGHGNSSIGNHGGYGSKGLGVFTTVPTPALSPGVQWPIALGTQWSGMAAPSVQYSFMPPAS; encoded by the exons ATGCACATCGAGGGCCTCTACCGCGACAATACCGAGACGTGTGCCAGCTACCTCGAGCAGGAGTACTACGGCCTCATGCAGGGCTCTATGACCGTCACCGACTACTGCCATAAGCAAAAGACTCTCGCCGACGAGCTGATTGTGGTTGGTACTCTGATGATCGACAAGAGCCTCGTACTCAATACCTTGCGCGGATTGAGCCCGCGGCTTGCGCACATGCACACACTTATCGCCATGCAGCGCCCCCATTTCGTCCTTCCTGGGACTCGCTCAACTCTCCTCCTCGAAGAACTGACTGCGCCGTCTAACTCCTCAGGCAGCAACTTGACTCCTTCGGTCTACATCACCACctccggcgccacctcctccaagGGCTCCTCCGGTTGGTCTTCCTCTAACATTGCCGGTCCTGGCCAAAACCGCACCACTACCACCAACTCCGGCTCCTCTCATCGCAACAACAATTGCCGCCAAAACAATGGGCACGGAAACAGCAGCATTGGCAACCATGGTGGCTATGGCAGCAAGGGC CTGGGTGTGTTCACCACTGTCCCAACTCCGGCTCTGTCCCCTGGTGTCCAGTGGCCGATCGCACTAGGCACGCAGTGGTCTGGCATGGCGGCACCCTCCGTGCAATACAGCTTCATGCCACCTGCCTCCTGA